In one Agrobacterium tumefaciens genomic region, the following are encoded:
- a CDS encoding adenosylhomocysteinase, with protein MSLEKDYIVADINLAAFGRKELDIAETEMPGLMSCRKEFGESKPLKGARITGSLHMTIQTGVLIETLKELGADIRWASCNIFSTQDHAAAAIAAAGIPVFAVKGESLTEYWEYTDKIFQWTDGGLSNMILDDGGDATMYILLGARAEAGEDVLSNPGSEEEEILFAQINKRLKASPGWFTKQRDALKGVTEETTTGVHRLYDLSKKGLLPFPAINVNDSVTKSKFDNKYGCKESLVDGIRRATDVMMAGKVAVVCGYGDVGKGSAASLQGAGARVKVTEIDPICALQAAMDGFEVVRLEDVISSADIFITTTGNKDVIRIEHMREMKDMAIVGNIGHFDNEIQVASLRNLKWTNIKPQVDMIEFPKGNRIILLSEGRLLNLGNATGHPSFVMSASFTNQVLGQIELFTKQGEYKNEVYVLPKHLDEKVARLHLEKLGVRLTELTDLQADYIGISKQGPFKAEHYRY; from the coding sequence ATGAGCCTTGAGAAGGACTACATCGTCGCCGATATCAACCTTGCCGCATTCGGCCGCAAGGAACTGGACATCGCCGAAACCGAAATGCCTGGCCTGATGTCCTGCCGCAAGGAATTCGGCGAGAGCAAGCCCCTGAAGGGTGCACGCATTACCGGTTCTCTTCACATGACGATCCAGACCGGCGTTCTGATTGAGACGCTCAAGGAACTCGGCGCGGATATCCGCTGGGCGTCCTGCAACATTTTCTCGACGCAGGACCATGCGGCAGCGGCTATCGCGGCAGCCGGCATCCCGGTCTTCGCCGTCAAGGGTGAAAGCCTGACGGAATATTGGGAATATACCGACAAGATTTTCCAGTGGACCGATGGCGGTCTCTCCAACATGATCCTCGATGATGGCGGCGACGCCACCATGTACATCCTGCTCGGTGCGCGCGCCGAAGCCGGTGAGGACGTTCTTTCCAATCCCGGCTCCGAAGAAGAAGAGATCCTCTTCGCGCAGATCAACAAGCGCCTGAAGGCTTCGCCCGGCTGGTTCACCAAGCAGCGCGACGCGCTGAAGGGCGTTACCGAAGAAACGACGACCGGCGTTCACCGTCTTTACGACCTCAGCAAGAAGGGCCTGCTGCCCTTCCCTGCCATCAACGTCAATGACAGCGTCACCAAGTCGAAGTTCGACAACAAATACGGCTGCAAGGAATCGCTCGTCGACGGCATTCGCCGCGCAACCGACGTGATGATGGCCGGCAAGGTCGCCGTGGTCTGCGGTTACGGCGATGTGGGCAAGGGTTCGGCAGCATCGCTGCAGGGCGCCGGTGCCCGCGTGAAGGTCACCGAAATCGATCCGATCTGCGCATTGCAGGCCGCCATGGACGGTTTTGAAGTCGTTCGCCTGGAAGACGTCATTTCGTCGGCGGATATCTTCATCACCACCACCGGCAACAAGGACGTGATCCGCATCGAGCATATGCGCGAGATGAAGGACATGGCGATCGTCGGCAATATCGGCCACTTCGACAACGAGATTCAGGTCGCATCGCTGCGTAACCTGAAGTGGACGAACATCAAGCCGCAGGTCGACATGATCGAGTTCCCGAAGGGCAACCGCATCATTCTTCTTTCCGAAGGCCGCCTGCTGAACCTCGGCAACGCCACCGGTCACCCGTCCTTCGTCATGTCTGCGTCCTTCACCAACCAGGTGCTGGGCCAGATCGAGCTCTTCACCAAGCAGGGCGAATACAAGAACGAAGTTTATGTGCTGCCGAAGCACCTCGACGAGAAGGTCGCACGCCTTCATCTCGAGAAGCTCGGCGTGCGCCTGACGGAACTGACCGACCTGCAGGCAGATTATATCGGCATCTCCAAGCAGGGTCCGTTCAAGGCGGAACACTACAGATATTAA
- a CDS encoding response regulator transcription factor has product MTMETNYMQTIALVDDDRNILTSVSIALEAEGYRVETYTDGASALDGLIARPPQLAIFDIKMPRMDGMELLRRLRQKSDIPVIFLTSKDEEIDELFGLKMGADDFITKPFSQRLLVERVKAILRRASSRDASPVAGGGAAKPTADQQARTLERGQLAMDQERHTCTWKGEPVTLTVTEFLILHSLAQRPGVVKSRDALMDAAYDEQVYVDDRTIDSHIKRLRKKFKLVDGDFDMIETLYGVGYRFREAA; this is encoded by the coding sequence ATGACGATGGAGACCAACTACATGCAGACTATCGCGCTTGTCGACGATGACCGGAACATTCTCACTTCGGTATCGATCGCGCTCGAAGCCGAAGGGTACCGGGTCGAAACGTATACGGACGGCGCGTCCGCGCTTGACGGGCTGATCGCCCGCCCGCCGCAGCTCGCCATTTTCGACATCAAGATGCCCCGCATGGACGGCATGGAGCTTTTGCGGCGTCTTCGCCAGAAATCGGATATTCCCGTTATCTTCCTGACGTCCAAGGACGAAGAGATCGACGAATTGTTCGGCCTGAAGATGGGCGCTGACGATTTCATCACAAAGCCTTTTTCGCAGCGTCTTCTGGTGGAGCGCGTCAAGGCCATCCTGCGCCGCGCCAGCAGCCGCGACGCCTCCCCCGTCGCCGGTGGCGGCGCGGCGAAACCGACTGCGGACCAGCAGGCGCGCACGCTTGAACGCGGGCAGCTCGCCATGGACCAGGAGCGCCACACCTGCACCTGGAAGGGCGAACCGGTAACGCTCACCGTTACCGAATTCCTCATCCTGCATTCGCTGGCGCAGAGGCCGGGCGTGGTGAAAAGCCGCGACGCGCTGATGGATGCCGCCTATGACGAGCAGGTCTATGTGGATGACCGTACGATCGACAGCCACATCAAGCGCCTTCGCAAGAAGTTCAAACTGGTCGACGGCGACTTCGATATGATTGAAACGCTTTATGGCGTAGGATATCGCTTCCGCGAAGCGGCCTGA
- a CDS encoding PAS domain-containing protein, producing MTVHNSDLREQTVQRVENTHAGVALSAALARCQRVVSAVRTGFSWLPVLMSGTVLAGSASAALAQDGIVAKTGARLFSSGETITYSLFVGMLSATLFSVVWLVRQRGNIEAESSEYRQALAQSHHKIAKYEALISDKSRRIVIWDGADKRPEFLGQLPVETGAPQADHDFLAFGRWLKPSSASQLEKSLEKLRSHAQSFDLTIETQRGEVVEVQGRVSGGNAFARFIALNNLRAELAELQVERERLIASVSTFQELLDSIEQPVWRRNAEGELTWVNHAYSQAVDARDAEQAVHEKRELLNTVTRQKIRAAATPESPYHDRISTVVSGNRTFFDVVDIKTAGGSAGIAIDATEAETIGEELKRVLKSHAETLDHLATPVAIFDGRQRLQFYNQAFATLWGFDLVFLESGPDNSELLDRLRTAGKLPEQLNWKNWKETALSVYRSLDTKTDLWHLPNGQTLRVIATAHPQGGATWVFENLTEQVDLQMRYNTLVKVQGETIDHLAEGVAVFGADGRIRLSNPAFRALWGVTAEQAETGTHIRAIETACTPSYDRPDGWRAFSQFITSFDDERPSKQGTLELLSGLVLDFAIIPLPDAQTMLTFVNMTDSVRAERALKEKNDALLKADELKNDFVQHVSYELRSPLTNIIGFTDLLKTPGLGQLTERQAEYLDHISTSSSVLLTIVNDILDLATVDAGIMQLNYSENDLNELLEDVSVQIADRLQESGISLEIIAPAHLGSLVADHQRLKQILIKLLTNAINFAPEGSAVQLSCQRSEGDFLFSVADKGPGIPEDMLKSVFDRFETRGNGGRRTGAGLGLSIVESFVSLHHGTVSIDSRPGNGTTVTCRIPSGTRPHSIAAE from the coding sequence ATGACGGTTCACAATTCGGATCTGCGCGAGCAGACAGTTCAACGCGTTGAAAACACGCATGCTGGCGTGGCATTGAGCGCGGCTCTTGCGCGTTGCCAGCGGGTCGTCAGTGCGGTTCGGACAGGCTTTTCATGGCTTCCCGTCCTGATGTCGGGTACGGTTCTGGCTGGCTCGGCAAGTGCGGCACTGGCGCAGGACGGCATTGTAGCCAAGACGGGTGCACGGCTGTTTTCGTCCGGGGAAACCATCACCTATTCGCTCTTTGTCGGCATGCTTTCGGCAACGCTGTTCTCCGTCGTCTGGCTGGTGCGCCAGCGCGGCAATATAGAGGCGGAAAGCAGCGAATACCGTCAGGCACTTGCCCAGTCCCACCACAAGATCGCGAAATACGAAGCGCTGATTTCTGACAAAAGCCGACGCATCGTCATCTGGGACGGCGCTGACAAGCGTCCCGAATTTCTCGGGCAATTGCCCGTGGAAACGGGCGCACCGCAGGCCGACCATGATTTTCTGGCCTTCGGGCGCTGGCTGAAACCCTCATCGGCAAGCCAGCTTGAAAAATCGCTGGAAAAGCTGCGCAGCCACGCACAGAGTTTCGATCTGACCATCGAGACGCAGCGCGGCGAAGTCGTTGAGGTTCAAGGCCGGGTTTCCGGCGGCAATGCTTTTGCGCGTTTCATCGCGCTTAACAATCTGCGTGCCGAACTTGCAGAATTGCAGGTGGAGCGCGAACGCCTGATTGCCTCGGTCTCGACGTTTCAGGAACTTCTGGATTCCATTGAGCAACCCGTCTGGCGGCGCAACGCTGAAGGCGAACTCACCTGGGTCAACCATGCCTATTCGCAGGCGGTGGATGCGCGCGATGCCGAACAGGCCGTTCACGAGAAACGCGAGCTTCTGAACACCGTCACCCGGCAGAAGATACGCGCGGCTGCGACGCCGGAATCACCCTATCACGACCGTATTTCGACAGTGGTTTCCGGAAACCGCACCTTCTTCGATGTCGTCGATATCAAGACGGCAGGCGGTTCGGCCGGCATCGCCATTGATGCCACCGAAGCGGAGACGATCGGCGAAGAACTCAAGCGGGTTCTGAAAAGCCACGCCGAAACGCTCGACCATCTGGCAACGCCCGTCGCCATTTTCGACGGCCGACAGCGGCTGCAATTCTACAACCAGGCTTTCGCCACCCTGTGGGGTTTCGATCTGGTTTTCCTCGAATCCGGGCCTGATAATTCCGAGCTCCTGGACAGGCTGCGGACCGCCGGCAAATTGCCAGAGCAGCTGAACTGGAAGAACTGGAAGGAGACGGCGCTCTCCGTCTACCGCTCACTCGATACCAAGACAGATCTCTGGCATCTGCCTAACGGCCAGACCTTGCGGGTCATCGCGACCGCCCATCCGCAGGGTGGTGCAACCTGGGTATTCGAAAACCTGACCGAGCAGGTCGATCTGCAGATGCGTTATAACACGCTGGTGAAAGTGCAGGGCGAAACCATCGACCATCTGGCAGAAGGTGTCGCCGTGTTCGGTGCGGATGGCCGCATTCGTCTTTCCAATCCGGCGTTCCGGGCGCTCTGGGGCGTGACTGCTGAACAGGCTGAGACGGGAACGCATATCCGCGCCATTGAGACGGCCTGCACACCATCCTATGACAGGCCGGACGGCTGGCGCGCCTTCAGCCAGTTCATCACCAGCTTCGACGATGAACGTCCGTCCAAACAGGGTACGCTGGAGCTGCTCTCCGGTCTCGTGCTCGACTTCGCCATCATCCCGCTGCCGGATGCCCAGACCATGCTGACCTTCGTCAACATGACTGACAGCGTGCGGGCCGAGCGGGCACTCAAGGAAAAGAACGACGCGCTGCTCAAGGCCGACGAGCTGAAGAACGATTTCGTGCAGCATGTCTCCTACGAATTGCGCTCGCCGCTGACCAACATCATCGGTTTCACCGACCTCCTGAAAACGCCGGGTCTCGGACAATTGACGGAACGGCAGGCGGAATATCTCGACCATATTTCCACCTCATCCTCGGTTCTGCTCACCATCGTCAACGATATTCTCGATCTCGCGACCGTTGATGCCGGCATCATGCAGCTGAATTATTCGGAAAACGATCTGAACGAATTGCTCGAAGACGTTTCGGTGCAGATTGCCGACCGGCTGCAGGAGAGCGGCATTTCGCTCGAGATCATCGCCCCTGCCCATCTTGGCAGTCTGGTGGCCGATCATCAGCGCCTGAAGCAGATCCTCATCAAGCTCCTGACCAATGCGATCAACTTCGCGCCGGAAGGCTCTGCCGTTCAGCTTTCCTGCCAGCGTAGTGAAGGTGACTTCCTGTTCTCGGTGGCGGACAAGGGGCCGGGCATTCCGGAAGACATGCTGAAGAGCGTATTCGACCGCTTCGAGACGCGCGGTAATGGCGGGCGGCGGACCGGCGCAGGGCTTGGCCTTTCCATCGTGGAAAGCTTCGTCAGCCTCCATCACGGCACCGTCAGCATCGACAGCCGGCCGGGCAACGGCACCACCGTCACCTGCCGCATCCCTTCCGGCACACGCCCGCATTCCATCGCTGCAGAATGA
- a CDS encoding HPr family phosphocarrier protein: protein MSPFSRELPIINKRGLHARASAKFVQMVEGFDATITVSKDGMTVGGTSIMGLMMLAASPGCSVYVEASGNQAEEALAALEALVADRFGEEA, encoded by the coding sequence ATGTCGCCATTCTCCCGGGAATTACCGATCATCAACAAACGCGGTCTCCACGCCCGGGCATCCGCGAAGTTCGTGCAGATGGTCGAGGGATTCGACGCGACGATCACTGTTTCCAAGGATGGTATGACCGTTGGCGGCACCTCCATCATGGGTCTCATGATGCTGGCGGCCAGCCCCGGCTGCAGCGTCTATGTCGAGGCAAGCGGCAACCAGGCGGAAGAAGCGCTTGCCGCACTCGAGGCACTTGTCGCCGACCGCTTCGGCGAAGAAGCCTGA
- a CDS encoding HPr kinase/phosphorylase: MNAERFNLHATAIVVDKTGILFTGPSGSGKSELAFSFLVEAERCGLTAALIADDQIFVYRDGETIIAERPEAIAGLLELRGSGIVSLKSIANAPLDFAVTTVLSPENPRLPEDDEVVLLPCGGHLPLLRIPLSSLTPYGKFAALAQNLFKTNVKRP, translated from the coding sequence ATGAACGCTGAACGCTTCAACCTGCACGCTACCGCCATCGTCGTAGACAAGACCGGCATCCTCTTCACCGGACCCTCCGGCAGCGGCAAAAGCGAGCTTGCCTTCAGCTTCCTGGTCGAGGCTGAACGCTGCGGATTGACGGCCGCATTGATCGCGGACGATCAGATTTTCGTGTATCGCGACGGCGAAACCATCATTGCGGAGCGGCCGGAAGCGATCGCCGGATTGCTGGAACTGCGCGGCAGCGGCATTGTTTCACTCAAAAGCATTGCGAATGCGCCACTGGATTTCGCCGTCACGACAGTTCTTTCACCCGAAAATCCCAGACTTCCCGAAGATGACGAGGTGGTGTTGCTGCCCTGCGGCGGGCATCTTCCGCTTCTGCGCATTCCGCTTTCCAGTCTTACGCCCTATGGAAAATTTGCTGCACTTGCTCAAAATCTTTTTAAAACGAATGTGAAGCGACCGTGA
- a CDS encoding HAMP domain-containing protein: MLKKTPETVSDSDDAEERGSERRHRIHPLTIIRRIFGNAVFSSLTRRILFFNVAATVVLVGGILYLNQFREGLIDARVESLLTQGEIIAGAISASASVDTNSITINPEKLLELQAGQSITPAPNDEDLSFPINPERVAPVLRRLISPTRTRARLFDADANLLLDSRHLYSRGQVLRFDLPPVTPETQTWGEWFTSMFNRMLQPSSLPQYKEAPGGDGSIYPEVMNALTGVRGAVVRVTEKGELIVSVAVPVQRFRAVLGVLLLSTQAGDIDKIVHAERLAIMRVFGIATLVNIVLSLLLSSTIATPLRRLSAAAIRVRRGARTREEIPDFSARQDEIGNLSIALREMTTALYDRIDAIESFAADVSHELKNPLTSLRSAVETLPRAKTEESKQRLTEIIFHDVRRLDRLISDISDASRLDAELARADASPLDLDVLMKGLVDISRQISTKKKSVTIDYVVDRKAGTKTSFVVNGHDLRIGQIVTNLIENARSFVAEESGRITVRLSRHKDRCLVQVEDNGPGIQAEDIDRIFERFYTDRPASEGFGQNSGLGLSISRQIAEAHGGSLRAENVVDKYGVISGARFTLSLPAAETHER; this comes from the coding sequence GTGTTGAAGAAAACGCCGGAAACCGTCTCGGATAGTGACGATGCCGAAGAACGCGGCAGCGAACGCCGCCATCGTATCCATCCGCTGACGATCATCCGGCGCATTTTCGGCAATGCGGTGTTTTCCAGCCTCACGCGCCGTATTCTGTTCTTCAACGTTGCGGCGACAGTCGTTCTTGTCGGCGGCATTCTTTACCTCAACCAGTTCCGCGAGGGGCTGATCGACGCGCGGGTGGAAAGCCTTCTGACGCAGGGTGAAATCATCGCCGGCGCCATTTCCGCCTCCGCCTCTGTTGACACCAACTCGATCACCATCAATCCGGAAAAGCTTCTCGAACTGCAGGCGGGGCAGAGCATTACCCCTGCCCCCAATGACGAGGACCTGAGTTTTCCGATCAATCCGGAACGGGTGGCGCCGGTGCTGCGCCGGCTGATTTCGCCGACCCGCACGCGCGCGCGGCTGTTCGATGCCGATGCCAACCTGCTTCTCGATTCCCGCCACCTTTATTCGCGCGGACAGGTCCTGCGCTTCGATCTGCCGCCGGTGACACCGGAAACCCAGACCTGGGGCGAATGGTTCACCAGCATGTTCAACCGCATGCTGCAACCAAGCAGCCTGCCGCAATACAAGGAAGCGCCGGGCGGCGACGGCTCCATCTATCCGGAGGTGATGAATGCGCTGACCGGCGTTCGTGGTGCCGTGGTGCGCGTGACCGAAAAGGGTGAGCTGATCGTTTCGGTCGCCGTGCCGGTACAGCGCTTCCGCGCTGTGCTTGGCGTGCTGCTGCTTTCGACGCAGGCGGGCGATATCGACAAGATCGTGCATGCGGAACGCCTTGCGATCATGCGCGTCTTCGGCATCGCCACGCTGGTCAATATCGTGCTGTCGCTGCTCCTCTCCTCCACCATCGCCACGCCGCTGCGGCGGCTTTCGGCCGCCGCGATCCGCGTTCGCCGTGGGGCAAGAACCCGTGAGGAAATACCGGATTTCTCAGCACGTCAGGACGAGATCGGCAACCTTTCGATAGCGTTGCGTGAAATGACGACCGCGCTTTACGACCGTATCGATGCGATCGAAAGTTTCGCTGCCGATGTCAGCCACGAGCTCAAAAACCCGCTGACGTCACTGCGTAGCGCCGTTGAAACGCTGCCGCGCGCCAAGACCGAAGAGTCCAAGCAGCGTCTGACCGAGATCATTTTCCACGATGTGCGCCGCCTCGACCGCCTCATCAGCGATATTTCGGATGCCTCGCGGCTCGATGCCGAGCTGGCGCGCGCCGATGCCTCGCCGCTTGATCTCGATGTCCTGATGAAGGGTCTGGTGGATATATCCCGCCAGATAAGCACCAAAAAGAAAAGCGTGACGATCGACTATGTCGTCGACCGGAAGGCAGGCACCAAGACCTCTTTCGTGGTGAATGGCCACGATCTTCGCATAGGCCAGATCGTCACCAACCTCATCGAGAATGCACGCTCTTTCGTTGCGGAGGAAAGCGGCCGCATCACCGTGCGTCTTTCTCGCCACAAGGATCGTTGCCTTGTGCAGGTGGAAGACAACGGACCGGGCATTCAGGCAGAAGATATCGACCGGATTTTCGAGCGCTTCTACACCGACCGGCCGGCCAGCGAAGGCTTCGGGCAGAATTCCGGCCTTGGCCTTTCCATCAGCCGCCAGATCGCCGAAGCCCATGGCGGCAGCCTCAGGGCGGAAAATGTCGTCGACAAATACGGTGTGATTTCCGGCGCGCGCTTCACCCTGTCGCTGCCGGCGGCCGAGACCCATGAACGCTGA
- a CDS encoding nucleotidyltransferase family protein gives MTIKNAMVLAAGLGTRMRPITDTIPKPLVKIAGKPMIDYALDALVEAGAERIVVNVHHHAELMIAHLENRTDAEILISDERSQLMNSGGGLAKGLKLLEPGPVLVMNADLFWIGEQRNAVSNLRKLGHFFNPARMDMALLCVDMDRTTGHNGKRDFNLSSDATLARYRDGDPNPVVYAGAIAMDSRLLDDAPADAFNLNIYFDRAIEKDRLFGLSLDGHWITVGTPDAIDDAEDIIRQFREKRSA, from the coding sequence ATGACGATCAAGAATGCGATGGTGTTGGCCGCAGGGCTCGGCACGCGGATGCGCCCGATTACGGATACAATTCCGAAGCCGCTCGTCAAGATTGCCGGCAAGCCGATGATCGACTACGCGCTCGACGCCCTTGTCGAAGCCGGGGCGGAAAGGATCGTCGTCAACGTGCATCACCACGCCGAACTGATGATTGCCCATCTCGAAAACCGCACCGACGCCGAAATCCTTATTTCCGACGAGCGCTCGCAGCTGATGAATTCCGGTGGCGGACTTGCCAAGGGTCTCAAGCTCCTGGAGCCCGGTCCAGTTTTAGTCATGAACGCCGATCTTTTCTGGATTGGTGAACAGCGGAACGCCGTCAGCAATCTGCGCAAGCTCGGGCATTTTTTCAATCCCGCACGCATGGATATGGCCCTGCTCTGCGTCGACATGGACCGCACCACCGGACATAACGGCAAGAGGGATTTCAATCTCTCCAGTGACGCGACGTTGGCGCGATATCGCGACGGTGACCCGAACCCCGTGGTTTATGCCGGCGCCATCGCCATGGATTCGCGTCTGCTCGATGATGCACCGGCGGACGCCTTCAACCTCAATATCTATTTCGACCGTGCCATCGAAAAAGACCGGCTTTTCGGACTTTCATTGGATGGCCACTGGATCACCGTCGGCACGCCTGATGCGATTGACGATGCCGAAGACATCATCCGGCAATTCAGGGAAAAACGCTCTGCATGA
- the tsaE gene encoding tRNA (adenosine(37)-N6)-threonylcarbamoyltransferase complex ATPase subunit type 1 TsaE, which produces MSEDILPITISLEGEKDTIRLGEDLALALKAGDCLALIGDLGAGKSTLARAFIRAMADEPDLEVPSPTFTIIQTYSARIPVAHLDLYRLSDVSELDELGIDEMLEDGICLIEWPDIAAEVLPPEQTITLTLTNSGEGRLAVIEAPAKLKARLERVFAIREFLAKNGKGDAARRFLSGDASTRAYEAISTDGSDLILMDWRRPLKGAVIADGKTYAEIAHLAQDAGSFVAIGNYLRNSGFCAPEILAADINQGILLLEDLGRDGVLAPDGAPIEERYLQSVACLASLHQSPQPDVLQLGDGSTYEVPPFDRQAMKIEVSLLVEWYLPHKRGKPLSDGEKSDYYALWDELIDALGGCETGLLLRDFHSPNILWQQQNSGVRQVGLIDFQDAMIGPTAYDLASIVQDARVTISPELQARLLSRYLDNRRIEPSFDEASFLKAFAIMSAQRNCKLAGIWVRLLERDGKPGYMKHMPRTLRYLATALSHPELAPLRDWCVRMGMEF; this is translated from the coding sequence ATGAGCGAAGACATCTTGCCGATCACCATTTCCCTCGAGGGAGAAAAAGACACCATCCGGTTGGGTGAGGACCTCGCTCTGGCTTTGAAGGCCGGCGATTGCCTCGCGCTCATCGGCGATCTCGGTGCCGGCAAATCCACTCTCGCCCGCGCCTTCATCCGGGCAATGGCGGATGAGCCCGATCTCGAGGTTCCAAGCCCCACCTTCACGATCATCCAGACCTATTCCGCTCGTATTCCTGTCGCTCATCTCGATCTTTACCGGCTTTCGGATGTTTCGGAACTGGACGAGCTTGGCATCGACGAGATGCTGGAGGACGGCATCTGCCTGATCGAATGGCCGGATATCGCCGCCGAGGTTCTGCCGCCAGAGCAGACCATCACCCTCACGCTCACAAATTCGGGTGAAGGCCGTCTGGCCGTCATCGAGGCCCCGGCAAAACTCAAAGCGCGGCTCGAGCGTGTTTTCGCCATTCGCGAATTCCTGGCTAAAAACGGCAAAGGCGATGCGGCCCGCCGTTTTCTGAGCGGCGATGCGTCTACACGCGCCTATGAGGCCATTTCCACCGACGGTTCCGACCTCATCCTGATGGATTGGCGACGTCCCTTGAAAGGGGCGGTCATTGCGGACGGAAAGACCTATGCGGAAATCGCCCATCTTGCCCAGGATGCAGGTTCCTTCGTCGCGATCGGCAATTATCTGCGAAACAGCGGCTTTTGCGCACCGGAGATTCTGGCGGCGGATATCAATCAGGGTATTCTCCTGCTGGAAGACCTTGGGCGGGATGGCGTGCTTGCGCCGGACGGAGCGCCGATAGAGGAACGTTATCTGCAAAGCGTCGCCTGCCTCGCCTCCCTTCATCAATCTCCGCAGCCTGACGTGCTGCAGTTGGGTGACGGCAGCACCTACGAGGTTCCTCCCTTCGACCGGCAGGCGATGAAGATCGAAGTCTCTCTGCTGGTAGAATGGTATCTGCCCCACAAACGCGGCAAACCACTGTCCGATGGCGAGAAGAGCGATTATTACGCCCTGTGGGACGAGTTGATCGATGCGCTTGGCGGGTGCGAAACGGGGCTTCTGCTGCGCGATTTTCATTCGCCGAACATTCTCTGGCAACAGCAGAATTCCGGCGTCCGACAGGTCGGCCTGATCGATTTTCAGGATGCGATGATCGGGCCAACGGCCTACGATCTCGCCTCCATCGTGCAGGATGCGCGGGTCACCATTTCGCCCGAGCTGCAGGCACGCCTGCTTTCGCGCTATCTCGACAATAGACGAATCGAGCCGTCTTTCGATGAGGCGTCCTTTCTCAAGGCTTTCGCCATCATGTCGGCGCAGCGGAACTGCAAGCTGGCCGGCATCTGGGTAAGGCTGTTGGAACGCGATGGCAAACCCGGTTATATGAAACATATGCCGAGGACGCTTCGCTATCTCGCTACGGCGCTTTCGCATCCCGAACTTGCGCCGCTCAGAGACTGGTGCGTCCGTATGGGCATGGAATTTTAA
- a CDS encoding PTS sugar transporter subunit IIA, translating to MIGLVLVTHGKLAEEFRHALEHVVGPQKLIETVCIGPEDDMDQRRQDIIDAVTRANDGNGVIILTDMFGGTPSNLAISVMNNGNVEVIAGVNLPMLIKLAGVRSEDNMDKALQDASDAGRKYINVASRVLSGK from the coding sequence ATGATCGGACTAGTGCTTGTCACCCATGGCAAGCTGGCTGAGGAGTTTCGCCATGCGTTGGAGCATGTCGTCGGTCCCCAGAAATTGATCGAGACGGTCTGTATCGGTCCCGAAGACGACATGGATCAGCGCCGGCAGGATATCATCGACGCCGTCACACGCGCCAATGATGGCAATGGCGTCATCATCCTGACGGATATGTTCGGCGGCACGCCCTCCAATCTCGCGATTTCCGTCATGAATAACGGCAATGTCGAAGTCATCGCCGGCGTCAATCTTCCCATGCTGATAAAGCTCGCCGGCGTTCGCAGCGAAGACAACATGGACAAGGCGCTCCAGGATGCATCTGACGCCGGCCGCAAATATATCAACGTCGCCAGCCGCGTTTTGAGCGGCAAGTGA